One bacterium genomic window, CTCGGGCATTTCTCTCATTTTTTCTTTTAATTTTAAGTAAGTTATATTCTCTAATAATCTACCTGAATTTTCGCTCGTCCTGAAACCTATTGTATTTGCTAATCCTGTATCTATGCAGTAGACCTTTTTGGAACTTTTATCCTGTTCCTTTACCTTAAAAGAAAACCTCTTTAGAAAAAATAAAATATAGGCATCTTCAAAATAGAGAGAAAATTTTTCTATTGTATCAGCAGAGAGATTTAAATATTTTTCAATAGAATTAAAGGTTATCAAATTTGATATGTTGGTGAGGTAATATTTGGCTAAACTTTTTATTGCCTCTTTTTTTCTTATATTGAATCTCTTTATCAGGTCTTTATTTAACACATCCTCATAATACCTTAGTAATATCTCTTTTTTCTGCTGGTGTAAAACAACCTCCGGGAATGAACCAAATTCAATATATTCCCTTAACAAACCTTTGATTTCGTTCTGTTTATTTATCATCTCAAGTTTATCTTTTAATTGCAGATTGTTAAAAAGCAAATGTTCTCTAAAGGAAAGTGGATAGACAGTCAAATCAAGGTGCATTCCGGTCAATAAACTAGAAAGTTCACGACTTAATAATTTTGCGTTTGAACCGGAAA contains:
- a CDS encoding ATP-binding protein → MPWIFETYLEFLNPKGKPYIFLDEVQEVAGWEKWVRTTRELQKAKIVISGSNAKLLSRELSSLLTGMHLDLTVYPLSFREHLLFNNLQLKDKLEMINKQNEIKGLLREYIEFGSFPEVVLHQQKKEILLRYYEDVLNKDLIKRFNIRKKEAIKSLAKYYLTNISNLITFNSIEKYLNLSADTIEKFSLYFEDAYILFFLKRFSFKVKEQDKSSKKVYCIDTGLANTIGFRTSENSGRLLENITYLKLKEKMREMPELEIFYLKDTHHREVDFVLKEKLKTKQLIQVCSNVYDEKTKHREMRALIKAMDEFGLKESLVITEDDEFEEKIEGKKIKFLPLWQWLLSEKGW